The following are from one region of the Tachysurus fulvidraco isolate hzauxx_2018 chromosome 24, HZAU_PFXX_2.0, whole genome shotgun sequence genome:
- the hbba2 gene encoding hemoglobin, beta adult 2 — protein MVRWSQSERSVIADLWSKINVEEIGPQSLARVLIVYPWTQRYFGKFGNLNSVAAILGNPLVSAHGIVVLNSLDLAVKNLDSIKTTYSNLSELHCEILNVDPDNFRLFADCLTIVVATKFGADFSPEIQATWQKFLAVVVAALSSRYF, from the exons ATGGTCCGTTGGTCACAATCTGAACGGAGTGTCATTGCAGATCTCTGGAGCAAAATCAATGTCGAAGAGATCGGGCCTCAGTCCCTGGCAAG AGTGCTGATTGTCTACCCATGGACTCAGCGCTATTTCGGCAAATTTGGAAATTTGAACAGTGTAGCTGCCATCCTGGGAAACCCTTTGGTCAGTGCCCATGGCATAGTAGTACTGAACTCTTTGGACCTGGCAGTGAAGAACTTGGACAGCATTAAGACGACCTACTCGAATCTGAGCGAGCTCCACTGTGAGATTCTCAATGTAGACCCCGATAATTTCAGG CTTTTTGCCGACTGCCTGACCATCGTGGTAGCCACCAAATTTGGAGCCGACTTCAGCCCTGAAATTCAAGCAACATGGCAGAAGTTTCTGGCTGTCGTCGTCGCCGCTCTGAGCAGCCGCTACTTTTAA
- the hbaa2 gene encoding hemoglobin, alpha adult 2 isoform X1 — protein sequence MSLTDIDKTLVKAFWGKVSGKADAIGHDALVRMLLVYPQTKVYFAHWPDLSPGSESVKKHGKTVIGALSDAVDRIDDLGGGLSALSDLHAFKLRVEPGNFKILSHNILVSLAINFPADFTPEVHIAMDKFLAAVSAALAEKYR from the exons atgagtCTAACAGATATAGATAAAACCCTGGTCAAGGCTTTCTGGGGTAAAGTCTCCGGAAAGGCTGACGCTATTGGCCACGACGCTCTGGTGAG AATGCTACTTGTGTACCCTCAGACCAAAGTTTATTTTGCCCATTGGCCTGACCTTTCTCCTGGCTCTGAGTCAGTAAAGAAACATGGTAAAACCGTGATAGGGGCACTGAGCGACGCTGTGGATAGAATCGATGATCTAGGCGGTGGCCTAAGTGCCCTAAGTGATCTGCACGCTTTCAAGTTGCGCGTGGAACCAGGAAATTTCAAG ATTTTATCTCACAACATCCTCGTGAGTTTAGCCATCAATTTTCCGGCTGATTTCACTCCAGAGGTTCACATTGCCATGGACAAGTTTCTCGCCGCTGTGTCTGCAGCACTTGCTGAGAAATACAGATGA
- the hbaa2 gene encoding hemoglobin, alpha adult 2 isoform X2: MSLTDIDKTLVKAFWGKVSGKADAIGHDALTKVYFAHWPDLSPGSESVKKHGKTVIGALSDAVDRIDDLGGGLSALSDLHAFKLRVEPGNFKILSHNILVSLAINFPADFTPEVHIAMDKFLAAVSAALAEKYR; encoded by the exons atgagtCTAACAGATATAGATAAAACCCTGGTCAAGGCTTTCTGGGGTAAAGTCTCCGGAAAGGCTGACGCTATTGGCCACGACGCTCTG ACCAAAGTTTATTTTGCCCATTGGCCTGACCTTTCTCCTGGCTCTGAGTCAGTAAAGAAACATGGTAAAACCGTGATAGGGGCACTGAGCGACGCTGTGGATAGAATCGATGATCTAGGCGGTGGCCTAAGTGCCCTAAGTGATCTGCACGCTTTCAAGTTGCGCGTGGAACCAGGAAATTTCAAG ATTTTATCTCACAACATCCTCGTGAGTTTAGCCATCAATTTTCCGGCTGATTTCACTCCAGAGGTTCACATTGCCATGGACAAGTTTCTCGCCGCTGTGTCTGCAGCACTTGCTGAGAAATACAGATGA
- the ba1l gene encoding ba1 globin, like: MVRWTDAERHIIADLWGKIKPDEIGPQALARVLIVFPWTQRYFSSFGNLSNAAAILGNPKVAAHGTIVITGLEKAVKNLDNVKAVYAKLSELHSETLHVDPSNFTLLADCLTVCLAAKLGPAAFTPEVHETWQKFLNVVVAALCKQYH, from the exons ATGGTTCGTTGGACAGACGCCGAGCGCCATATCATCGCTGACCTATGGGGAAAGATCAAACCTGATGAAATCGGACCACAGGCTTTGGCCAG agTTCTGATTGTGTTTCCATGGACCCAGAGGTACTTCTCTTCCTTTGGTAATCTATCCAATGCCGCAGCCATCTTAGGAAACCCCAAGGTGGCTGCTCATGGAACGATTGTCATTACCGGACTGGAGAAAGCTGTGAAGAATTTGGACAACGTTAAGGCCGTCTATGCTAAGCTGAGTGAGCTTCACTCTGAAACACTGCACGTGGATCCCAGCAACTTCACG CTTCTTGCTGACTGCCTCACTGTTTGTCTGGCTGCAAAGCTCGGACCCGCCGCCTTCACCCCTGAAGTGCACGAGACTTGGCAGAAGTTCCTGAATGTCGTCGTGGCTGCTCTGTGCAAGCAGTACCACTAA
- the LOC113656803 gene encoding hemoglobin subunit alpha-like has translation MSLSAKDKSVVKNLWAKVAPRADEIGSEALGRLFEVYPQTKTYFSHWSDLHPGSAHVKKHGAVIVRKIGEAVAHIDDLTGALSTLSELHAFKLRVDPANFQLLGQTLKVSIALYFPGDFTPEVHVSFDKFLQNLAVALSEKYR, from the exons ATGAGTCTCTCCGCTAAAGACAAATCCGTCGTCAAAAACCTTTGGGCCAAGGTCGCTCCAAGGGCTGATGAAATTGGCTCCGAGGCACTTGGCAG GCTGTTCGAGGTTTATCCTCAGACTAAGACCTACTTCTCTCACTGGTCTGATCTTCATCCCGGATCAGCCCATGTGAAAAAGCACGGAGCCGTAATTGTAAGAAAAATCGGAGAAGCCGTGGCCCACATCGACGATCTTACCGGAGCTCTAAGCACACTAAGCGAACTGCATGCTTTCAAGCTGCGTGTTGACCCTGCTAACTTCCAG CTCCTGGGCCAGACCTTGAAGGTGAGCATTGCCTTGTACTTCCCTGGAGATTTCACCCCCGAGGTTCACGTGTCTTTTGACAAGTTTCTTCAGAACCTGGCCGTTGCTCTGTCTGAGAAGTACCGTTAA
- the LOC113656802 gene encoding hemoglobin subunit beta-like, producing the protein MVHWTDAERHIIADLWGKIKPDEIGPQALARVLIVFPWTQRYFSSFGNLSNAAAILGNPKVAAHGTIVITGLEKGVKNLDNVKGVYAKLSELHSDTLHVDPSNFTLLANCLTVCLAAKLGPAAFTPEVHETWQKFLNVVVAALCKQYH; encoded by the exons ATGGTTCATTGGACAGACGCCGAGCGCCATATCATCGCTGACCTATGGGGAAAGATCAAACCTGATGAAATCGGACCACAGGCTTTGGCCAG AGTTCTGATTGTGTTTCCATGGACCCAGAGGTACTTCTCTTCCTTTGGTAATCTATCCAATGCCGCAGCCATCTTAGGAAACCCCAAGGTGGCTGCTCATGGAACGATTGTCATTACCGGACTGGAGAAAGGTGTGAAGAATTTGGACAACGTTAAGGGCGTCTATGCTAAGCTGAGTGAGCTTCACTCTGACACACTGCACGTGGATCCCAGCAACTTCACG CTTCTTGCTAACTGCCTCACTGTTTGTCTGGCTGCAAAGCTCGGACCCGCCGCCTTCACCCCTGAAGTGCACGAGACTTGGCAGAAGTTCCTGAATGTCGTCGTGGCTGCTCTGTGCAAGCAGTACCACTAA
- the LOC113656766 gene encoding hemoglobin subunit alpha-like, translating to MSLSAKDKAVVRDLWAKVAPRADEIGSEALGRLFEVYPQTKTYFSHWSDLHPGSAQVKKHGAVIVRKIGEAVAHIDDLTGALSTLSELHAFKLRVDPANFKLLGQTLKVSIALYFPGDFTPEVHVSFDKFLQNLAVALSEKYR from the exons ATGAGTCTCTCCGCTAAAGACAAAGCCGTCGTCAGAGACCTATGGGCCAAGGTCGCTCCAAGGGCTGATGAAATTGGCTCCGAGGCACTTGGCAG GCTGTTCGAGGTCTATCCTCAGACTAAGACCTACTTCTCTCACTGGTCTGATCTTCATCCCGGATCAGCCCAAGTGAAAAAGCACGGAGCCGTAATTGTAAGAAAAATCGGAGAAGCCGTGGCCCACATCGACGATCTTACCGGAGCTCTAAGCACACTAAGCGAACTGCATGCTTTCAAGCTGCGTGTTGACCCTGCTAACTTCAAG CTCCTGGGCCAGACCTTGAAGGTGAGCATTGCCTTGTACTTCCCTGGAGATTTCACCCCCGAGGTTCACGTGTCTTTTGACAAGTTTCTTCAGAACCTGGCCGTTGCTCTGTCTGAGAAGTACCGTTAA
- the LOC113656765 gene encoding hemoglobin subunit alpha-like produces the protein MSLSAKDKAVVKNLWAKVAPRADEIGSEALGRLFEVYPQTKTYFSHWSDLHPGSAHVKKHGAVIVRKIGEAVAHIDDLTGALSTLSELHAFKLRVDPANFQLLGQTLKVSIALYFPGDFTPEVHVSFDKFLQNLAVALSEKYR, from the exons ATGAGTCTCTCCGCTAAAGACAAAGCCGTCGTCAAAAACCTTTGGGCCAAGGTCGCTCCAAGGGCTGATGAAATTGGCTCCGAGGCACTTGGCAG GCTGTTCGAGGTCTATCCTCAGACTAAGACCTACTTCTCTCACTGGTCTGATCTTCATCCCGGATCAGCCCATGTGAAAAAGCACGGAGCCGTAATTGTAAGAAAAATCGGAGAAGCCGTGGCCCACATCGACGATCTTACCGGAGCTCTAAGCACACTAAGCGAACTGCATGCTTTCAAGCTGCGTGTTGACCCTGCTAACTTCCAG CTCCTGGGCCAGACCTTGAAGGTGAGCATTGCCTTGTACTTCCCTGGAGATTTCACCCCCGAGGTTCACGTGTCTTTTGACAAGTTTCTTCAGAACCTGGCCGTTGCTCTGTCTGAGAAGTACCGTTAA
- the LOC113656745 gene encoding hemoglobin subunit beta-like, whose protein sequence is MVHWTNAERHVIADLWGKIKPDEIGPQALARLLIVFPWNQRYLLSYGNLSNAAAILGNPKVASHGKVVINGLEKAAKNLDNIKAVYANLSELHSDTLHMDPSNYTLLADCFTVCLAAKLGHAAFTPEVHKTWQKFLNVLVAALCKQYH, encoded by the exons ATGGTTCATTGGACAAATGCCGAGCGCCATGTCATCGCTGACCTATGGGGAAAGATCAAACCTGATGAAATCGGACCACAGGCTTTGGCCAG ACTTCTGATTGTGTTTCCATGGAACCAGAGGTACCTCTTATCCTATGGTAATCTATCCAATGCCGCAGCCATCTTAGGAAACCCCAAGGTGGCATCTCATGGAAAGGTTGTCATTAACGGACTGGAGAAAGCTGCGAAGAATTTGGACAACATTAAGGCCGTCTATGCTAACCTGAGTGAGCTTCACTCTGACACACTGCACATGGATCCCAGCAACTACACG CTTCTTGCTGACTGCTTCACCGTTTGTCTGGCTGCAAAGCTCGGACACGCAGCCTTCACCCCTGAAGTGCACAAGACTTGGCAGAAGTTCCTCAATGTCCTCGTGGCTGCTCTGTGCAAGCAGTACCACTAA
- the LOC113656772 gene encoding hemoglobin subunit alpha-like: TCTNFFFFKNLLEVKNRTRSAISLSAKDKVVVKDLWAKVAPRADEIGFEALGRLFEVYPQTKTYFSHWSDLHPGSAHVKKHGAVIVRKIGEAVAHIDDLTGALSRGKDQTIYTDLCFVTFNRLLGQTLKVSIALYFPGDFTPEVHVSFDKFLQNLAIALSEKYR, encoded by the exons acatgcacaaatttctttttttttaaaaatcttttagaGGTGAAAAACCGAACAAGATCCGCAATAAGTCTCTCCGCTAAAGACAAAGTCGTCGTCAAAGACCTTTGGGCCAAGGTCGCTCCAAGGGCTGATGAAATTGGCTTCGAGGCACTTGGCAG GCTGTTCGAGGTCTATCCTCAGACTAAGACCTACTTCTCTCACTGGTCTGATCTTCATCCCGGATCAGCCCATGTGAAAAAGCACGGAGCCGTAATTGTAAGAAAAATCGGAGAAGCCGTGGCCCACATCGACGATCTTACCGGAGCTCTAAGCAGAGGTAAGGACCAGACTATATATACGGATTTGTGTTTCGTTACATTTAACAGA CTCCTGGGCCAGACCTTGAAGGTGAGCATTGCCTTGTACTTCCCTGGAGATTTCACCCCCGAGGTTCACGTGTCTTTTGACAAGTTTCTTCAGAACCTGGCCATTGCTCTGTCTGAGAAGTACCGTTAA